The following proteins come from a genomic window of Mauremys mutica isolate MM-2020 ecotype Southern chromosome 7, ASM2049712v1, whole genome shotgun sequence:
- the KCNIP2 gene encoding Kv channel-interacting protein 2 isoform X2, with translation MRSQGRKPSLAESRDLDGSYDQLTGNPPGQTKKALKQRLLKLLPCCGPQSIPSVSENSAEDEFELSTVCHRPEGLEQLQEQTKFSRKELQVLYRGFKNECPTGLVNEENFKQIYSQFFPQGDSGTYAAFLFNAFDTDHDGSISFEDFVAGLSVILRGTIDDRLSWAFNLYDLNKDGCITKEEMLDIMKSIYDMMGKYTYPAMREEAPREHVENFFQKMDRNKDGVVTIEEFIESCQKDENIMRSMQLFDNVI, from the exons GCAACCCGCCCGGCCAAACCAAAAAAGCCCTGAAGCAGCGACTCCTCAAACTGCTGCCCTGCTGCGGGCCCCAATCCATCCCCTCAGTCAGCGAAA ACAGCGCGGAGGACGAGTTCGAACTCTCCACCGTCTGCCATCGCcccgaggggctggagcagctgcaggaacAGACCAAGTTCAGCCGCAAGGAGCTGCAGGTCCTGTACCGGGGCTTCAAGAAC GAGTGCCCGACTGGCCTCGTTAACGAGGAGAACTTCAAACAGATCTACTCCCAGTTCTTCCCACAGGGAG ACTCCGGCACGTATGCTGCTTTCCTCTTCAACGCGTTCGACACCGACCATGACGGCTCGATCAGCTTCGAG GACTTCGTGGCCGGCTTGTCCGTGATTCTCCGAGGCACCATAGACGACCGGCTCAGCTGGGCCTTCAACCTCTATGACCTGAACAAAGACGGCTGCATCAccaaagag gaAATGCTGGACATCATGAAATCCATCTACGACATGATGGGCAAGTACACGTACCCGGCCATGCGGGAGGAGGCCCCCCGGGAGCACGTGGAGAACTTCTTCCAG AAGATGGACCGGAATAAGGACGGGGTGGTCACCATCGAGGAGTTCATCGAGTCGTGTCAGAAG GACGAGAACATCATGAGATCCATGCAGCTCTTCGACAACGTGATCTAG
- the KCNIP2 gene encoding Kv channel-interacting protein 2 isoform X5 — protein MTEDSAEDEFELSTVCHRPEGLEQLQEQTKFSRKELQVLYRGFKNECPTGLVNEENFKQIYSQFFPQGDSGTYAAFLFNAFDTDHDGSISFEDFVAGLSVILRGTIDDRLSWAFNLYDLNKDGCITKEEMLDIMKSIYDMMGKYTYPAMREEAPREHVENFFQKMDRNKDGVVTIEEFIESCQKDENIMRSMQLFDNVI, from the exons ACAGCGCGGAGGACGAGTTCGAACTCTCCACCGTCTGCCATCGCcccgaggggctggagcagctgcaggaacAGACCAAGTTCAGCCGCAAGGAGCTGCAGGTCCTGTACCGGGGCTTCAAGAAC GAGTGCCCGACTGGCCTCGTTAACGAGGAGAACTTCAAACAGATCTACTCCCAGTTCTTCCCACAGGGAG ACTCCGGCACGTATGCTGCTTTCCTCTTCAACGCGTTCGACACCGACCATGACGGCTCGATCAGCTTCGAG GACTTCGTGGCCGGCTTGTCCGTGATTCTCCGAGGCACCATAGACGACCGGCTCAGCTGGGCCTTCAACCTCTATGACCTGAACAAAGACGGCTGCATCAccaaagag gaAATGCTGGACATCATGAAATCCATCTACGACATGATGGGCAAGTACACGTACCCGGCCATGCGGGAGGAGGCCCCCCGGGAGCACGTGGAGAACTTCTTCCAG AAGATGGACCGGAATAAGGACGGGGTGGTCACCATCGAGGAGTTCATCGAGTCGTGTCAGAAG GACGAGAACATCATGAGATCCATGCAGCTCTTCGACAACGTGATCTAG